The Falco biarmicus isolate bFalBia1 chromosome 14, bFalBia1.pri, whole genome shotgun sequence DNA segment GACCAGAAAAGCTGGGTCTGTGCATTACACGAAGGCTACCAAAAAGGTAGGGAGCAGCAGACAATtatttgctgtaaaaataaatcaaatcttCCTACAAACCGCTGCCCCTATAGCAACCACTGTGCAGCGGTGAGAGGGACCATGTGCCGCAGGGCACCAGGACTCGCCCAGCCCCACAGGTCTTGTGCCGATGGCTCCGATCAAGTTGTAACAACTCTCTGCACAAGTGTGAGTTGCTCTGTGTGAACAAGACCTCCTCCTCCCGCATGTCCCGCTGTTTTTCATACATCCTTCAGGTGCATCCTGTCAGATAGTTCTAAATGCTCAGTGCTTAAAGAGATGCTGATCATATGCACTTGGCCTTCTGCCCACAGGATACCAGGCCAAAGGCGAAGAGAACCTTCATCTGGAGGCCTTAGATAAAGTTtcacagttatttaaaaattcctttgtgCCTTCTGCCTTTGAAAGTATAAGATTGCATAGCATAAAATGCATGTTTAGTATTGGTAATGAGCCAGAAGAATAGCAATACTAAACAAAAATATGCATGCAGTTGAAAGAAGCGGAGATGTTGATTAGTATATGGTGAATGAGGAGGCTTGAGGCTTGTCAACCAGTCAGCCTTTTACGACCAGGAAGGTTGAGATCTCCTGCAAGAGAACTTCAAAAAACTGATGAGCAGAGGAAGGATTCGAGTTGGTTATGAGCCCCGAGGTGCGAGCTCGACCCTCACGATGGCCTGACATCCCCTGACCTCTCctcccctggcagccctgctAAAAGTAGGGCTCAGCTACACTGATACAGCACTGGATATGTGCTGTGGACACAGAAGTAGGATGTCCTAGGCAGGATATCCTGATAAAGCAGCCACTTCGCTTTGGGATAAACCTTTAACCTCTGGAGAGAGATGAGGTGCAGTGCCAGCCTCCCTCCTGCAAACCTGCGAATGTTTTGCAAATACACAAGCACTGTTCTTTCTTCCAAGGATCAGCATCAGCTGCTGAAAAAGAtgcacaggaagaaaactggGAACAAGAAACAGCTCTTGTGTCTCACAAATCACTTTGCTCTCAACTGAGACAAGAAGCACAGGGCTTCACAGGTACTTACTTGCTAGCGGGCTACGTTTACATGATGGCTAAGCAAGTGGCAATGAAGAAACCCATAGATGTGTCTGTATAAACTGTATATAAACTGGTCTTGCCTTTCCCTTCGTGAGTATGTTGACCAAGGGATTTAAGTATCTGCATCTCCACTGACCACAGGACACTTCAGGTCAAGGATCCTCTTCTCCATTCTCTACACAACTATTGTGAAACACCATGTCACAGCACAGGAGTGCACTCGGGTCCCTGTGGTCAGCATCGCCGCCAGCACAGAGaaaccccagcagctgcacagctggcagagctggtgggcTCGGGCGCCATGGGCAGAGATGCACGCTTGCTCCCAGACCCCGAGCTGGCGACTTGTTGTACAATTAAAGGTTATAATAGCttccttctttcatttctcttccacaGTCACACTTCTGTTGATTTAGCAAGGTCATAGGAccaattacagaaaaaagatgAATACAGCAAGAATAGCTCTATTTATACATTACCTATAGTAAGTAGGGAAGAGACGCCAACAGCCATATTATCTCCTCGAGCCCTGGGCCATAAGATGTGACACTGTATATCAAGTAAAACTGTTCAGCTGGAAATGAGGCAGCTCATAATAAGTTACACTACTATATATGCCTGCCAGTTTTCAGCAATTCAGAAAGAAGTTTCTGCTTAGCAGGCCgtaaaagaagttaaaattatatatatatatatatatatatgcatatatataaagaaaaggaattaaaggagacaggaaaaagaaaagaagtttggaATGATGCGCataatgatgtatttttaaaacaatagtAATCTGGGAAAATCTCCACCTTAAACCATCATATTATTTCAGGAATAAAGTCCAAACCCTTAACTTTAGCCTATAGCCTTGGTAGTCTGAGGCTAACCAAAATTCCAAGAAAACGAAGGAAAATTACTACCTTCCAGTAAGTCACACTGGgacagttttcagttttcctttagCAAGCACTTATTGGaagatttttgcttctgtattttacGTTTTTTAGCAAGCAAATAGCAAGtgactggagaaaagcagaagcagctggacCAAAGGACACTGCCACCTAACAACTTCTGtgcaaaaagaagggaagaaatctACGCCTGAGGTCCCTTATCACAAGGCAGTGGGATCAGGGGACGTCATTGCCTTCCCCGTTGTTTTAACGTCATTAGCTGTATACGTTGTACagtgaagagaaacaaaatacaggatTTCCTGTTCTGTAGCCGCTGTACTGGGCTGCAGATGCCGGCAGGATTCCAGTGCTCCGAAAACATGTGGAAGTTTAACAAGGAGTCGCTGGGGCTGGGATCACTGCAAAAATCAgtaggaaataaaagcagaaagcttgCTCCTCCTGCTCTCTAGCATGGATGTCACCCCCCTGAGGGATGGGAGTCACGGGAAGGTAAGCTTGCTTTCCGCTGCATGTTTTCTTCAGTAGATTGAAGCTATCACAGTTTTGAGcaacatgactttttttttttttttttttttttttttttgtaattcaagATATCTTATCAGGCAGAAACTGGTGTAACATCCTCAGCAGCTTCTGGCTGTGCCCATGTATTTCTGCCTCGCTGGGCTCCGAGGGGTGGGTGAACAGAGCTTGGTGCAGCcaagcaggctgctgtgtgCAGCAGTACATGGGAAGAGCACGTTTTAtccaaaatacttcatttttgttgttactgACAGAAGCTGCCATAACTGACCAGCTCTGTTTACACGCTTCCTATTAGTGCCTagattaaacaaacaaaattattgcTTAAAACACCAGTGCCAAAAAGCCTCCAATACTTCAGATCAGAGCTTATTTCAAGCcaaaggtggatttttttttttttctagacttCTTTTCTCTCCAGCATCCCAGGGTTGaagggaggcagctctgccccagtCCCCCAGCTCCAGGGCTCCCAAAGCCGGGGGCTCTCCAGCTTCAGCCTAGTTTGTCCAGCCAGCCCATGGAAAAGATGAGAGCGAGTCTGCCAGCGAATCTGGGATTAGTAAATGCAATAGCACAGcagtgtggggctgggtggggcgCAGAGTGATTCAGAGTAGCCAGGCGATTTCCAATAATGACAGCCACATACGCCTCCAGATACTGCTAATGTACTCAGAAAAGGAAACCTAAGTATTTTAATAGCTGCCTTAACCTCCTAATTAATTGCAAAGTTACTTGCTGTTTAAAGAATTTCAGTGCTACATCCACAACCAGTGGTCTTACTCCTCCAGCAGCAATATGGTCTCCCCTCCTTAATTTCAGCTTGCCGCCGGATAAAAGTCAGCTTTgccactcaaaaaaaaaaagcccgcccccccaccccccctcctgcctgcatgtAACCCATGTGTAGATGAAACAGGAACACAAGAAATGGCAGGGAAGATTTTGTACAAGCTTTATAACGTTACTGAACAAACCCCCTGCCAAAGCCCGTGGGAGCATCTCTGCCCTGACACCGGCATCACCAACAGCAGAAcatggcaggagctggaggggctTATGGCAAGGCACAGGCGAGGAGGCaggcagaaactgaaaaacaatgaTAAATAAAAACCTGCACCTTCAGGGAGCATTGAAGTGAATGAGGCACTGGCCTGAACCCAGAGCAGCGGTGGCTCAGCAGCGAGGTCCCGGCTGCTTTCTTGCCAGGTGCCCTGACAAGTGCTGTCAGCTAAAAACTGAAAGTGTCAAGGTACCAGCAGCGACacccagccctcctgctgggAAACAGGTACTTCTGTACTCCCAGGGAGAGccaaaaaatggagaaaaacagcaaGGAGGCTCCCCATGGTCACACGTGTGGAGGCAAGGTTTAGGATTTGGGCTCAGACACATGGCAGGGAGGAGATCGTGGGACAGGGACACCAGGCACTCTGTAATTCTTTTCACAAGCCCAGACCAGCAAGTGCCACTTCTGTCACTGGAaggctgtgatgagctgggaaTAGCAGCATTCCCCACGCTCCCTGGCAGTTCTCCCTCCCTATTTTCTGCAGCAATGTGAAGACAAGGTGTCCTGCCACCACTTTTCCAAGGTTAAACAGACTCTGTGCAAAGGGCCAGCCCCATGTGGGTCTTCAGGCAGGTGAGGAGcacctggggatgctgcagggaccAAAGGGTTTTGTGTCCCCTTGTGACAGATGTCCCTGTTCCCCTGCCTTGCTTAACAAAGAAATCAGAAACCTCTGACCCAGGGCTGCCGGCTCAAGCACAGTCAGCAATCAAAAGCTGCACTAGCCCAGCAGCCCAGGTTTCGCTTCAGCCTTGCTTTTTTGCAGCCAGACCCTggagaaacaagcaaatggGAGAAGCCAGTTTGGCAAGGGCCAGTTCTGGAAGCAGGGCATAAGCACCACGCACGCACAGAAACGTGGGCAAATGCACCGACCCTTCTCGCACCAGAGAAGAGGGCAgtgggcaggcagccagccaagggGCCACTggctgtattttatataaatattcctgtatatatatgcatatatatataaaaacactTTCCTCCTGCAACTGGAAACGTGGGAAGCCCTCTGAAGCACCGCCTAGGTGAGGAGGAGCAGGGTAGAGGAGCCTTTGCCCTGCGCCTCTAAGTGATGCCAGGCTCAGCACAGAAGCCTGGTCCCTGCTGTGAGCGATTAGCTTTTTAGAAATCCATCCCTGGCAAAAGCCAGGCTCAGGGCTCTGGGAAACAGCACCACTGGCTGCTTCTTAATGAAATGTCACTGTTGGGGGCtcggtggcagcagcaggaggggttCAGGGCTCTGCCAGCGCAGGGTCCGGTTCcctggaagggaagggcaggctGCCCGACACCTTGCAGGCAGCTACAGGCTCTGCCTCCCAGGGGAAAATTGCACTGTTTTGTTGCAGACGATGCTACAGGCCCTTGGTTTGTAACATGCTGCTGCCAAATCACCTTCTTCTGAAAGAGCAGACTGGTTCCCTGCAGGCTCTGCTCACAAACGGCAAAATCCATCGCCTCTCCGGAGAGCCACCCCAGTGCCTGTGAACTCCCCGTGACTGGCTAATGCCCTCAGCGCTGGCTGGACGAGGTGAAACAAGTAAATAGATCAAAAGAATTTCTACTCTAACTAAAAGGCAGATGTATTTATCTTCCTTCATGTCCTGAACTGTTGCTGGAGGATAATTTCTGTTGCTACAACACGATGCCAGCACAATGTGCCATGAGTGCCGGAATTGAGTTAGCAGGACCGGCAGAGCAACTGGCATATGTTTGGCCAGCTATTAGCTTATAAATCCAGCATTAAATCTGGAGCCAGAGCTCCGATATATCTGGCTGCACCTCTCCCACTGGCCTCTGCTCTGGTCAGCTGCCTGACAGCACCATCGATAATTATCTGATGCTAATTATTGCCCTCACTGCCAATTCACATCAGATCTCTGCATGGATCTGAAAAAACAGTGTCTGGATCCACTTAAAATCCCTATTTATTTGCAGTCCCACCAAAACTGTTTGTAGACACTATCAGAGAGCACCATTTTGACAGGAGTTTGTTAGAAAACTGTATGCAATAGAAGTGGTCCCGAAAAAACCCAGGGAGCTGAATTAGCAATCATGAGATTAACGCTCTGGAGCTCGACTGCAATGTCACTGCAACTGTGGCATCCTGCAGAGCACATCCGAGAGGCCGCATGGACGATGCCCAGGATCACTGCCTGTAAGCAGGGTCTGGCTCTGCACCCTTCCCAACACACATACACCACCCATCTTGCACACAcatctgcacacacacaacTTGTTCTTCTGCACTGAAGTGCATTTACTCCATGTGGGGAGAGACTGGAGAGTTTTTGGCCTTACAGCACCTGCCTTTACTCCCTACAGAAACACTCCACCTGCCTTAATCACCCCATGAGTGAAGAAACTCAGCCGAGATGGAGAGCAACGTGTCCTCTGGGAACTGTACCGATCCCCAGATGTCCTTCCAGTCCACCCTGTACGCAACCACATACACCCTGATATTCATCCCTGGCCTCCTGGCAAACAGCGCTGCCCTGTGGGTCTTGTGCCGCTTCATCAGCAAAAAGAGCAAAGCCGTCATTTTCATGATCAACCTGGCCGTGGCCGACCTGGCTCACGTCCTCTCGCTGCCCTTACGGATGTATTACTACATAAACCACACGTGGCCATTTGGAAGTTTTCTTTGCCAACTGTGCTTCTACCTGAAGTACCTCAACATGTATGCCAGCATTTGCTTCCTCACCTGCATCAGCATCCAGCGgtacctcttcctcctccacccctTCAGAGCCAAGGACTGGAAGCGGCGGTACGACACAGCCATCAGCGCTGCCGTCTGGCTCTTTGTCGGGGCAGCGTGCTTCCCCCTGCTCGTAGTGAGGAGCCCAGCCCTGTCCAACAGCATCAACACGTGCTTCTCAGACCTGGGGGTGAAGCAGCTGAGCCCGGGAGCCTCCATTGCGATGGTGACAGTGGCAGAGCTGTTTGGGTTTGTCCTCCCCTTCAGCATCATCGCCTGCTGCACCTGGAAGATGTGGCAATCCCTGCGGGAGGGTCCAACACAGCTGCAGAACACCAGCGAGAAGCAGAAGGCTCTGCGCATGGTCTTGATGTGCGCGGCAGTCTTCTTCATCTGCTTCACCCCCTACCACATCAACTTCCCTTTCTTCATGATGGTGATAGAGAACATCATCCAGGACTGTGCCGTTCACAGGAGCACACTCCGCTTCCACCCCATCTCCCTCTGCCTGGCGAGCCTCAACTGCTGCCTGGATCCGGTCCTCTACTACTTCATGACCTCCGAGTTCCAGGACCAGCTGCTGCACCACAGCTGCGCTGCCCTGCGAGTTCGGTTCATGCGCCACAGGAGCAGCCTGTCCAACACCGAAAAGGGCCATGACATTCGtatgaagagaaaaaatctTCCACGCTTGAAATTTTTGTCTCTTCCCAAGTTCTTTGGCCAAATAAACAGCATGGAGATCCCCCCCATGCCACCTGATGAGCTTCTGCTGGAGTCCATCTCTTGAAACATAAGCCATTTCTGTCTGTGTAGGTGCTTCTTCTAGCTTGAGCGAAGATTGCATTAGGTCTCCAAATATGTCTTGAATTACCCTTGTGTGCAACAGATGCCAGGATCTGACCTACAAGGACATTTTGATGCAGAAAGACTTGCCGGTTgcgttgctgctgctgggggctgttTGCCTTACACTCCCCACCATCATACTGTTAAAACACCTGGAACAGCTGTGGCTGATGCCAGTACACCTCCTGTGCTGAACTGCACCTGGGTTCGGGTCCCTCTCATTTCTGTTGTTTCATTGCTTCTATGCATttgtaatttttgaaaaatccttCTGAATCCCAAGTTGTAAGTGGGTGGCTCAGCGAGAAAGCACCTGAGGATTTTCAGCCCTGACTGCAGCTACCTGTGGCCCATAATTATTTACAAGCATCCATCATGTTCATGTGAGGCTGTTGATCAGAACAGTCAATTATCTCTATGTAAAATGAACCTCTTTCCATTGCAAAAATCAGCCATCTGGACCTAATCTAGCCTAATCTGGACTGCAAGACTATAACTTTAACAATATATATCAAGCAAAGAGTATTATCTATATCTACATCAGTGTTAAAGGGACTTTTCAAATGAACCGGGCTCAGCTCATCCTACCGAAAAAAGGCACCCAGAGCCGAGCAAGGTGTCTGCCTGGCTCCCAGGAGCTACGGGATGCTCAGCCAATTACCGGGAGATGAATATTTGGAAGACAGATGGCGAGTGGATATGCCACGGGCAAAGCGGGAGGATGAAGGATGTCTCCCAGGCCACGTGTACTCAGAGACCTGCACAAGCCGCAGGAGGGAGGACTAGGAGCTGGCTCGCCATCTCGTGTGTCATTTTTAGGAGTCTTGTGTTATCTGGCATTTTGCTAAGGCCCGTGGCTGTGGATTAAGATGTTATTCAAGCCTCTCagttttgctttaagaaaacagaaaaagccccAGCCCTTGCTGGGTTCAGAGAAAAGTTTACAGAACTGGGCCAAGTACATCCTTAAAGTTTCAAACTCGGGAGGAAATAAAATGATCTCAACACACATTTTAGCATTATGGGTATTATTTTAGGTGCTTGTAAATAGTCTCATTATGGACCATATCTGCTCTCCAAGCAACAATACAACGTGCAAGGGGACCCCAGTCTGGGGCTCAGAGGCTCCACTGCCACTGCGGCTCTTTGCACGGTGGCCAGCGCGGGGGTTGTGAGGTTTCTTCCTTGTGGGCTGAGGCACTGGCGACCGCAATGCCAAAAAACCCTCAGGGAATTAAATTATATAAGTAAACATAGGCAGAGGGGGTTTGATATAAAACAGCTTTGCTGATGATTAGATGCACATTTCCAGCCCGTGCAGGGTTTCTCAGAGGCACGGAGCAGGCGGTGGTTTACCCTCACACTGCCGAGGTCAGTCTCAGAAAGACGAGGGGAGATCTAGACAACCCGGGGGATTTGCTGCGGTACTCACAGCGCACCAGagacaggcagaaaacagaCAGGCAGAGAACCACACTGCCCTGCAGCTCGTGCTGTCCCaaatctcctcctcctctcacaaaaaaaaaaccccaaaccccaccaaaatacaaggaaaccccaaaaaaccaaacacattttccttgtttgcttAGGGGGGGAAGAGACGGCCCAAAGGTAGCAGGGTGCGCAGGCAGAACAGGGAACTCGAGCAAAGCTCGCTGATGCCGTGGCTGGCAAGACCTGGTTTCAGGCAGCAACCAAAGACGGGACAAGCCACACCACAGCACCTTAACCGGGAGCGTGGTTTTAGCCTGTGGAATTCTGTCGGGAACAGCGCAACCCCAAATAGCTGGGGTGGCCACCTAGGTAGCCCTCAATAACCACAGCTAGATATAAGTCCTGCTGGCTGACAGCAAAGCTCGTATGGCAGCCCCAACCTTACTGGCAGCACCAGCTCAAGGTTTCCCAGTAGCTCCAGTTACTGCTGGGACTTTGCCAGCTTGTTTTCAGATCgcacagcttttctgaaatttctgcaACACAGCCTTCTcccttccaaaaataaaacaggaaaaagaaagcaaacccaaaacTCTCACTCATCTGTCACGTGGAAACAGAACAGCAACCCTTACTcaggctgccctccctgcccctcaggTTGCATTGGAAAAAATGGCAGGAAAACCCCTTTTTGTGTTTAGATGCTCTGGAAAGAAAGGATTTTGCTGGGTTTTATGCAACCCAGACCCTGAGGAAATATAATTTTCTAGTGCAGACCGGTGCTTTCTGCCCTTCAGAAGCCACAAGATGCCTGCCAGCCCCCCCGTATCATCACAGTCCGCCAAGTTCCACTACCACAAACACTCTGGCTGGGTGCCGGGACACAAACCACAGGGATCTGGGGTCAGCAGGAGCTCTGTCGCATTGAGGTGGGGGCAGATggacagggatgctgctggtccCCACTGCAGAGAGGCAGCTGGGGGAGAGCAGGTCAGAGCGGGCTGGGGGATGCCTGTCTCTTGGCTCTACAGTGTGCCTAAAAGCTGCTGCGCTGAGGATTCgctttgctgcagcccaggtgTGAGCTAACTTCTTACAGGGCAAAGCTCAGGGCTGAAGAGCAAGGCACTGGGAGCTGGTGTGCgggggaagaggaggcaggGTAAATCAGAAATCCTGAAAAACTCCTTTCTCAAAGCCATTACCTGCGGGCATTAAACCTTCTATTCACATGGCAAAAACCAGCCAGTAATAGCAGCAGTGCTGTACTTTAGCCTCATTAATTTTCAGGTAAGGGAAATTTCCAGGTAATTACAGACCCTGGCCGTACCCCTGtgagcatggccagcagcaaTGGCACCAAGAGCgcatccctgccccagggcGCTCCGTGTCCCACGTACCACCCCCAGCTCTTCCTGCGGACAAGCCTATGGCACAGTGCGCTGGGGTCGCTGTGCTGGCTGGCCTCAGCCAGTCCAGCAGCCCAGAGCAATAAGCTGCTGGTGATTATTTTAGCTGTGATGATttcccccccagcacagcacgcTGGCAGGAGGCCTTCTgaagcccccaccccccccacctcGGGAACagccagaggctgcagcagcggCGAGAGCAAAGCAGGCAGCTCAGCCGGACCTCTGCCAGCACCGACAGCATCTGTGTATCCTGAGCTTTTCTCGTGATATTAATTCCTCCACGTGGCTTAATCCTTTACAGCTGGCTTTGGCTACAACTGCTTAGTTGCTTTTATACATTTGCATCCACCCATACATACACGCCCCTCTGCACACATACTACGCTTACATATACCTAAAATTATGCAGTACTTAGGAATATGCAAGCTGAGGTCTCTTGTGCACAACACTTTCTAGGGCACtgcaaggaaggagggaaggttgcttttctctttgctaaaaatacctttttcctccctccatgACCACATGCTTCCAGTTCAGCCCCAAAGTGACTTTGCCTCTGGAAAAGCACTCCGCCTCAGTGGAGCTCGCACCACCCACCCAGTAGCGAGACTCAGACTCTCATGATTTTTGGCATGGCGCTAACAGCCACCACAGCTGGCAGTGAGCTGCTTCCCCATCCACCCACCTCGCGCAGCAGAGGGAAAGCGCTGTGCCTGCCACAGGAACAGACACGCCAGCATCTCCAACTCCAGTGCAACCTAAatgcacagaaagcaaatttcaCTGCTTTAAAGCAAGCCGAGCCAGGGAGCAGCTTTCCAGACAGTCATGATTTCATCAGACCCAAGTCTGAATTTTGATTCATGGGCTCAGCCAGCAACACCCTGCAAAGCCCAAGTCATGGGTGTTCAGTGGGACAGCACCATTTCAGCAAGCCCGGGCTGTCCTCAGcccctcctgtgctgcagggtcCTGCTCACAGCACAAAGGGAAGGGTTTTGGGAACTCTGCATCGATGCCCTGGCCGTGTTCAGCACTCTAAGGGCTAGCTCTCGTCTGAGAAACAGCCAAAGCCTCAACCTTTTGGCAGTCAGCAAGTCCTTTCCAGCAGGAATTGCCACACCGATCATTCATTTGGTGCTGCTCCTCTTAacaggggatttttttttggttttggggttttttttgtttgtttggggttttttgtgggttttttgtttgtttgtggggtttttgtggttttttttttaaggaaaatttcCCTGCTATAGGTGAACAGGGCAGGCACTGAGGCTGCA contains these protein-coding regions:
- the LOC130158784 gene encoding putative P2Y purinoceptor 10, with amino-acid sequence MESNVSSGNCTDPQMSFQSTLYATTYTLIFIPGLLANSAALWVLCRFISKKSKAVIFMINLAVADLAHVLSLPLRMYYYINHTWPFGSFLCQLCFYLKYLNMYASICFLTCISIQRYLFLLHPFRAKDWKRRYDTAISAAVWLFVGAACFPLLVVRSPALSNSINTCFSDLGVKQLSPGASIAMVTVAELFGFVLPFSIIACCTWKMWQSLREGPTQLQNTSEKQKALRMVLMCAAVFFICFTPYHINFPFFMMVIENIIQDCAVHRSTLRFHPISLCLASLNCCLDPVLYYFMTSEFQDQLLHHSCAALRVRFMRHRSSLSNTEKGHDIRMKRKNLPRLKFLSLPKFFGQINSMEIPPMPPDELLLESIS